A single genomic interval of Koleobacter methoxysyntrophicus harbors:
- a CDS encoding methyl-accepting chemotaxis protein: protein MFKGRPCEEAENILKYVEELIARRETERPKVKYPLHQKVLAAFDELFESEKEMARQSKTLLDVVSSISSFDVEMKQISYQLTDFAEDMVSLSQSNMAIVQETTASMEEVKDAIKSSSNTLDQLSEESKILADKNDESISLLNDVQVLRENVGKDTEMMSEKIRLLIELANEVGKIVESVKEITEQTNLLALNAAIEAARAGESGRGFAVVAQEVRKLADSTKSNLDGMRNFVDRIRSAAG, encoded by the coding sequence ATGTTTAAAGGCAGACCTTGTGAAGAGGCTGAAAACATTCTCAAATATGTTGAGGAATTGATTGCACGCAGGGAGACTGAAAGGCCTAAAGTTAAGTATCCTTTACATCAAAAGGTATTAGCAGCCTTTGACGAGCTTTTTGAGAGCGAAAAGGAGATGGCCAGGCAATCTAAAACGCTGCTCGATGTTGTGAGTTCAATAAGCAGTTTTGATGTCGAGATGAAACAAATTTCATATCAGCTGACTGATTTTGCCGAAGATATGGTGTCTTTGAGCCAATCAAATATGGCTATCGTTCAGGAAACGACAGCGAGCATGGAGGAAGTTAAAGATGCTATTAAATCTTCTTCAAATACCCTCGACCAACTTTCCGAAGAATCTAAAATATTAGCCGATAAGAACGATGAAAGCATTTCTTTATTAAATGATGTCCAGGTGCTGCGGGAAAATGTTGGGAAAGATACGGAAATGATGAGCGAGAAAATAAGGCTCTTAATCGAACTTGCTAATGAAGTTGGGAAAATAGTTGAAAGCGTCAAGGAGATTACTGAGCAGACCAACCTCTTAGCCCTTAATGCTGCAATAGAGGCAGCAAGGGCCGGCGAGAGTGGAAGGGGATTTGCTGTTGTTGCTCAAGAAGTTAGAAAGTTGGCAGACAGTACAAAGTCAAATCTGGATGGTATGCGTAACTTTGTTGATAGGATTCGCAGTGCAGCAGGGTAA
- the tnpB gene encoding IS66 family insertion sequence element accessory protein TnpB (TnpB, as the term is used for proteins encoded by IS66 family insertion elements, is considered an accessory protein, since TnpC, encoded by a neighboring gene, is a DDE family transposase.), with translation MLNTSSVQKAYLACGSTDLRKSIDGLAVLVKEEFKLDPFSTCLFVFCNRARDKIKILQWEHNGFWLYYRRLERGKFKWPADSSESMSITYRELRWLLDGLPINQKQAHAEVKARTIL, from the coding sequence ATGTTGAACACATCTTCTGTACAAAAAGCATATCTCGCCTGCGGCAGCACAGACCTGAGAAAATCTATTGACGGTTTAGCAGTACTTGTAAAAGAAGAATTCAAACTAGATCCCTTTTCCACATGCCTTTTTGTTTTCTGTAATAGAGCACGGGATAAAATAAAGATTCTCCAATGGGAACATAATGGCTTCTGGCTCTACTATCGCAGATTAGAACGCGGCAAATTTAAATGGCCGGCAGATAGTTCAGAATCTATGAGCATTACTTATCGAGAATTAAGATGGCTTTTAGATGGTCTTCCTATTAACCAAAAACAGGCACATGCCGAAGTAAAAGCACGTACTATTTTATAA
- a CDS encoding ECF transporter S component, with translation MVFENRRPKARELIVIAVLAAIAVAGRAAFFMLPQFKPVVAIVIITGVCFGAESGFLVGAVAGFVSNFFFGQGPWTPWQMFCFGVIGFLAGILHKKGILKKTRLSLCVFGGLTTFFIYGGIINIGSLLIFTSHFSWKALLATYISGFWFDMVHAVATVVFLYFISQPMIEKLDRIKIKYGFLEIKNENS, from the coding sequence ATGGTGTTTGAAAACCGAAGACCTAAGGCACGGGAGTTAATTGTTATTGCAGTGTTGGCAGCCATTGCTGTTGCGGGGCGTGCAGCATTTTTTATGCTGCCGCAGTTCAAACCGGTTGTTGCCATTGTAATTATTACAGGTGTGTGCTTTGGGGCCGAGTCGGGTTTCCTAGTAGGTGCAGTTGCCGGGTTTGTGTCTAATTTTTTCTTCGGACAGGGGCCGTGGACACCGTGGCAGATGTTCTGTTTCGGCGTTATTGGCTTTTTGGCAGGAATCCTTCATAAAAAGGGAATTCTCAAAAAGACGAGGTTATCTTTATGTGTTTTTGGAGGTTTGACTACATTTTTTATTTATGGAGGCATTATTAACATCGGTTCCCTTTTAATTTTTACGTCTCATTTTTCATGGAAAGCGCTGCTTGCCACTTATATTTCAGGTTTTTGGTTTGATATGGTGCATGCTGTTGCTACAGTTGTTTTCCTGTATTTTATTTCACAGCCTATGATTGAAAAACTGGATCGGATTAAAATCAAGTATGGGTTTCTTGAAATAAAAAATGAAAATTCTTGA
- the tnpA gene encoding IS66 family insertion sequence element accessory protein TnpA, with protein MTKTGLKEQWEKRIKQYKASNTSISAWCRANNIKPSTFRYWLDKEKAVDIMQKEPEAAKWLPVEIDNDKSENTAEEILIVKIGSAAIEVREGFNKKLFQEIIRILAASC; from the coding sequence ATGACAAAAACAGGATTAAAAGAACAGTGGGAGAAACGCATAAAACAATATAAAGCAAGTAATACGAGCATATCAGCTTGGTGCAGGGCCAACAACATAAAACCAAGCACCTTCAGATATTGGTTAGACAAAGAAAAAGCCGTGGATATAATGCAAAAAGAGCCCGAAGCAGCGAAATGGCTGCCAGTAGAAATTGATAATGATAAATCCGAAAATACCGCAGAAGAAATCCTTATTGTAAAAATAGGCTCTGCTGCCATAGAAGTAAGAGAAGGATTTAACAAAAAATTATTTCAAGAAATAATAAGAATATTGGCAGCATCATGTTGA
- a CDS encoding MurR/RpiR family transcriptional regulator has protein sequence MSKNDVLEYLKKNYDKLTDNQKIIGKYVIDNYREVAFLSAAELGERVGVSDATVIRFARSIGFSGFTEFKDSIRESIKNVDSPDVRLLKSWDSIKNKDDLILKIGKADLRNLEGFLLNIEVDKINQSVEEIYNANTIYLVGMGSSMVVAEFLGWHLKRMGFRVDPIRGGGLTLIENLAAITKKDLLIVCTFRRYSKDTYNSIVLAKKRGAKVLTITDSNLTDISINSDIVFSVAAENSSFFNSYVVPMMLCNILLMSVLEKDRDKIYGIIKDYTKSMEAFDLFV, from the coding sequence ATGAGCAAAAACGATGTGCTTGAATACCTGAAGAAGAATTATGACAAGTTAACGGACAACCAAAAAATAATAGGGAAATATGTGATAGACAATTACAGAGAAGTTGCATTTTTGTCTGCAGCAGAATTGGGAGAAAGGGTTGGGGTGAGCGATGCAACAGTAATAAGATTTGCGCGTTCAATTGGGTTTAGCGGTTTTACGGAGTTTAAAGATTCAATCAGGGAGAGCATAAAGAATGTGGATTCTCCCGATGTGAGGCTTTTAAAAAGCTGGGACAGTATCAAGAATAAAGATGATTTAATCCTGAAAATAGGCAAAGCCGATTTAAGAAACCTTGAAGGTTTTTTATTAAATATTGAAGTCGATAAAATAAATCAATCTGTTGAGGAGATATATAACGCGAATACTATATACCTGGTAGGAATGGGAAGCAGCATGGTTGTTGCAGAGTTTTTAGGATGGCATTTAAAGAGAATGGGCTTCAGAGTGGACCCTATCAGGGGAGGAGGGCTTACCCTCATCGAAAACCTGGCAGCTATAACTAAAAAAGACCTGCTTATAGTTTGTACTTTTCGAAGATATTCAAAGGATACGTATAATTCCATAGTCCTTGCCAAAAAGAGAGGTGCTAAGGTTCTTACAATAACAGACAGCAATTTAACGGATATAAGTATAAACAGTGATATTGTTTTTTCCGTAGCTGCTGAAAATTCAAGTTTCTTTAACTCTTATGTAGTTCCTATGATGCTATGTAATATACTTTTAATGAGTGTACTAGAAAAAGATAGAGATAAAATTTATGGAATTATTAAAGATTACACCAAGAGTATGGAGGCCTTTGATTTATTTGTATGA
- the tnpC gene encoding IS66 family transposase, which yields MENTLNTTITIEELQRENALLRQQNAELTAKLNWFMEQFRLNQRHRFGRSSEQTIPEQISLFNEAEAEAKPDLEEPTVEEITYKRKKKSGKREEQLKDLPVETIEYRLPEEEQVCSCCGGALHEMGTEVRQELKVIPAQVSVVKHVRYIYSCRQCEHKEINTPITTAPMPKPVIPGSLASPSAMAYVMSQKFVESMPLYRQEKQFERLGVELSRQTLANWMIQGSERWLRPVYERMKEHLIEKDILHADETTLQVLHEPGRSAVTDSYMWLYRTGRDGPSIILYDYQTTRASKHPERFLSGFKGYLHVDGYAGYNGPPNITLVGCWAHARRKFDEALKALPADKRNTHVAAKEGLDFCNQLFAIERDLKDLTPKQRYEARLEHSRPVLDAFLAWLKYQRPRVLPKSAFGKAIQYCLNQWDKLKAFMLDGRLELDNNRSERSIKPFVIGRKNWLFSNTPRGATSSATIYSIVETAKENGLNPLMYLMYLFEKLPNMDIKDKDALDELMPWSATLPEVCKVKNK from the coding sequence ATGGAAAATACATTAAATACTACTATTACAATAGAAGAACTTCAAAGAGAAAATGCACTTTTGCGGCAGCAAAATGCTGAGCTTACAGCTAAGCTTAATTGGTTTATGGAGCAGTTTCGCTTAAACCAACGACATAGGTTTGGCCGTTCCAGTGAACAAACAATTCCCGAACAGATTAGTCTTTTCAATGAGGCAGAAGCAGAAGCAAAGCCTGACTTAGAGGAGCCTACTGTTGAAGAAATCACATATAAGCGCAAGAAAAAGAGCGGCAAAAGAGAAGAACAACTAAAAGACCTTCCTGTTGAAACTATAGAATATAGGTTACCAGAAGAAGAACAGGTATGTTCTTGCTGTGGTGGGGCTTTACACGAAATGGGCACTGAAGTAAGACAGGAACTGAAAGTCATTCCTGCCCAGGTTAGCGTGGTTAAGCATGTGAGATATATATACTCTTGTCGTCAATGTGAGCATAAGGAAATCAATACTCCAATTACAACAGCACCTATGCCAAAGCCTGTTATTCCCGGAAGCCTGGCATCACCCTCGGCAATGGCATACGTAATGAGTCAGAAATTTGTTGAGAGTATGCCACTCTATCGTCAGGAAAAGCAGTTTGAACGTCTGGGAGTAGAGTTATCCCGTCAGACACTCGCTAATTGGATGATACAGGGCTCAGAAAGATGGCTTCGCCCTGTTTATGAACGAATGAAAGAACACCTAATAGAAAAAGATATATTGCACGCTGATGAGACAACCCTACAGGTGCTTCATGAGCCGGGGCGTTCAGCGGTGACAGATTCCTATATGTGGCTTTACCGAACAGGGCGGGATGGACCGTCTATCATCCTCTATGATTACCAGACTACACGAGCAAGCAAACATCCTGAACGATTTTTGTCGGGATTCAAAGGATACCTGCATGTTGACGGATATGCGGGTTATAATGGGCCGCCCAATATTACCTTAGTTGGATGTTGGGCTCATGCCAGGCGAAAATTTGATGAAGCACTCAAAGCTTTGCCTGCAGATAAACGTAATACACATGTAGCAGCCAAAGAAGGACTTGATTTTTGCAACCAGCTTTTTGCAATAGAACGAGACCTCAAGGATCTAACACCCAAGCAGCGATATGAGGCCCGTTTAGAGCACAGCCGTCCTGTTTTGGATGCTTTTTTGGCATGGCTGAAATATCAAAGACCAAGAGTTTTACCTAAAAGCGCCTTTGGGAAAGCTATACAATACTGCCTTAATCAATGGGATAAATTAAAGGCCTTTATGCTGGATGGCCGCTTGGAGCTTGACAATAACCGCAGTGAGAGGTCCATAAAGCCTTTTGTCATAGGTCGCAAGAATTGGCTGTTTTCAAACACTCCCAGAGGTGCAACCTCAAGCGCTACCATTTATAGTATTGTTGAAACCGCAAAAGAAAATGGTCTGAATCCACTTATGTATCTTATGTACCTTTTTGAAAAGCTTCCCAATATGGACATTAAGGATAAGGATGCATTAGATGAACTCATGCCCTGGTCAGCTACATTGCCCGAAGTTTGTAAGGTGAAAAATAAGTAA
- a CDS encoding AbgT family transporter, translated as MPNVNYEASQTSQKTGGIERFIKVIETAGNKLPHPVTIFTYLSIFILILSYFMAKAGVSVTYVAASRNAAEAAKETTVTAVNLLSRTQLQSITIDFVKTYITFFPIGLVVVMMMGVTVAEKAGLISALMKKLVLGAPDYLVTFIVALVGICANIASDAGIVFAPAIGGSVFFALGRHPIAGILAGYVAAYGGFSANALIAGTDALLAGVTQSVTSSFGIDVPVHPLMNWYVMAASTFMLAFIVTIITEKVISPLLGKFEPEDPELKIPDRSEFRLEENEKKGLKAAGIATVVFIAMLLLLTVPQNAFFRNEAGGLLPKSPLTQSIIFILFVFFVFVGIIYGKTAGTIASDKDIAKYMQSGLVGVAGFLVVCLPASMFISWFGKSNISTIIAVRGAQFLQSLNLSGIPLLLMFVLLSAGMNLFITSGTSKWLILAPIFVPMFYMMNLSPAATQMAYRIGDSTTNIISPVSAYLPVVLGMMEKYRSKGQEIGIGTVISLTLPYSITLLICWMLFFGLWLLLGLAMGPGAPVFIN; from the coding sequence ATGCCAAATGTCAACTATGAGGCTTCTCAAACTTCTCAAAAAACAGGAGGGATTGAAAGATTTATTAAGGTAATAGAAACAGCCGGAAATAAACTACCACACCCAGTAACGATATTTACTTATCTTTCAATTTTTATTCTAATTCTATCGTACTTTATGGCAAAGGCGGGGGTATCTGTAACCTATGTTGCGGCTTCGAGGAATGCGGCTGAAGCTGCAAAGGAAACAACTGTAACGGCAGTAAACCTTTTATCCAGAACCCAATTGCAGTCTATAACTATCGATTTTGTTAAAACGTATATCACCTTTTTCCCCATCGGTCTGGTAGTAGTAATGATGATGGGGGTTACAGTTGCTGAAAAAGCCGGCCTCATTTCTGCATTAATGAAGAAGCTAGTTTTAGGAGCGCCTGATTACCTGGTAACCTTTATTGTGGCTCTAGTAGGAATATGCGCCAACATCGCATCAGATGCAGGAATAGTGTTTGCTCCGGCAATAGGGGGTTCAGTCTTCTTTGCCCTGGGAAGACACCCAATAGCAGGCATACTTGCCGGTTACGTTGCCGCTTATGGAGGTTTTTCGGCAAATGCATTGATTGCAGGAACAGACGCCTTATTGGCAGGAGTAACCCAATCAGTTACCAGTTCTTTCGGCATAGATGTTCCGGTTCATCCATTAATGAACTGGTATGTAATGGCAGCATCAACCTTTATGCTGGCCTTTATCGTTACAATAATTACTGAAAAGGTTATATCTCCCCTTTTAGGCAAATTTGAGCCTGAAGACCCCGAACTAAAAATTCCCGACAGATCAGAGTTTCGACTGGAAGAAAACGAGAAAAAGGGGTTAAAAGCGGCAGGTATAGCAACAGTGGTTTTTATAGCTATGCTGCTGCTTCTTACCGTGCCGCAAAATGCCTTCTTCAGAAATGAAGCAGGTGGGCTTTTACCCAAGTCACCGCTTACACAGAGCATTATATTTATACTATTTGTCTTCTTTGTATTCGTAGGTATCATTTATGGGAAAACTGCCGGCACTATTGCATCTGATAAAGATATAGCTAAATATATGCAGAGCGGATTGGTGGGAGTGGCCGGATTCCTGGTTGTATGTCTGCCTGCATCTATGTTTATATCATGGTTTGGGAAAAGCAATATCTCTACCATAATTGCTGTTAGGGGTGCCCAATTTTTGCAGAGCCTTAATTTATCAGGGATACCCCTGTTGTTGATGTTTGTGCTTCTATCTGCTGGAATGAATCTTTTCATAACCAGCGGTACGTCAAAATGGTTGATACTTGCTCCCATATTTGTGCCCATGTTTTATATGATGAATCTCTCTCCTGCTGCGACCCAGATGGCTTACAGGATTGGCGATTCAACAACGAACATTATATCCCCCGTATCGGCCTATTTGCCGGTAGTGCTGGGGATGATGGAAAAATACAGAAGCAAGGGCCAGGAAATAGGAATAGGAACGGTTATATCCCTTACGCTGCCGTATTCTATAACATTGCTAATATGCTGGATGCTATTCTTCGGATTATGGCTGCTGCTGGGATTAGCCATGGGCCCAGGTGCCCCGGTTTTTATTAATTGA
- the greA gene encoding transcription elongation factor GreA: MVNKEVILTPEGLKKLEAELEYLKTVKRREVALKIKQAISFGDISENSEYEEAKNEQAFIEGRIATLEKMLRNAKIIDDMDIGTDVVSIGSRVRVQDMELGDEFVYTIVGSAEADPANYKISNESPVGKALLGKTVNSIVEIDVPAGVIRYKILEITK; this comes from the coding sequence ATGGTTAATAAGGAAGTAATACTGACACCCGAAGGTTTGAAGAAATTAGAAGCTGAACTGGAATATCTCAAAACGGTCAAACGCAGGGAAGTCGCTTTGAAGATTAAGCAGGCCATAAGCTTTGGGGATATCAGCGAAAATTCAGAGTATGAAGAAGCAAAAAATGAACAGGCCTTTATAGAGGGCAGAATAGCTACCCTTGAAAAAATGCTGAGGAATGCCAAAATCATCGATGACATGGATATAGGTACTGATGTTGTAAGCATTGGCTCTAGGGTAAGGGTTCAGGATATGGAATTAGGTGATGAATTTGTATATACTATAGTCGGTTCGGCTGAGGCTGACCCTGCAAACTATAAAATTTCTAATGAATCACCGGTAGGTAAGGCCCTTTTAGGGAAGACGGTTAACAGCATTGTGGAAATCGATGTACCGGCGGGAGTAATTAGATATAAAATATTAGAAATTACTAAATAG
- a CDS encoding amidohydrolase family protein, with protein MKKILIKNGYVIDPGSERKGCYDILIEGEKVERIEEEITCGKNADIIDAEGKIVVPGFIDLQVNPGNTIEYICEMLPSCGITTPLIMPCNVNGIPFLDYYGGLRGVIDASDGQRVNVANAISIEPPDTGAHETYMQLATPVNSIKSRIEEFIELGITAVGEVVLPLGGTAHITTSMSEEFLDKLLNETERHDIPILLHTGLGLQGIEKAVEVSSGRKMHICHVGSTCSQDNIHKALVLLSENGNITSDTHLSEVAGSNSRNSKLVVEYFDKGQAVHIDAQTLKVEKVEDINKARPPFYYNKVNLFENNIICALSEQVDAIESDDLGDGIRSKILLKNLFKLVNSVALEHVKHELMYKMIKKLTINPAKILKINRGTLGEGAFADAVILDLHNERVETVMVNGKIVLFNGKLTGEKGGKRIRFKS; from the coding sequence TTGAAAAAGATCCTTATAAAAAATGGCTATGTTATTGACCCGGGAAGCGAAAGGAAAGGCTGTTATGACATCCTCATTGAAGGCGAAAAGGTCGAAAGGATTGAAGAAGAAATCACCTGCGGCAAAAACGCAGATATAATAGATGCGGAAGGCAAAATCGTGGTTCCGGGGTTTATAGATTTGCAGGTAAACCCGGGGAACACAATAGAATACATCTGCGAAATGCTTCCTTCATGCGGAATAACCACGCCTTTAATTATGCCGTGTAATGTCAACGGGATACCGTTTCTGGATTATTATGGCGGCTTAAGAGGTGTGATTGATGCTTCCGATGGGCAGCGGGTGAATGTTGCTAATGCAATATCCATTGAGCCGCCCGATACAGGAGCCCACGAGACATACATGCAGCTGGCAACACCTGTAAACTCCATAAAAAGCCGCATAGAGGAATTTATTGAATTGGGAATTACAGCTGTAGGTGAAGTGGTGCTGCCTTTGGGTGGGACCGCCCACATTACGACCAGCATGAGTGAAGAGTTTTTAGATAAGCTGCTAAATGAGACGGAAAGGCACGATATACCGATTCTGCTCCATACAGGGTTGGGATTACAAGGTATAGAGAAAGCGGTTGAAGTTAGTAGCGGGAGAAAAATGCACATCTGCCATGTGGGAAGCACCTGTTCACAGGATAATATTCATAAGGCCTTAGTATTACTTTCAGAAAACGGTAATATAACTTCTGACACCCATTTATCGGAGGTTGCAGGCAGCAACAGCAGGAACAGCAAGTTAGTGGTTGAGTATTTTGATAAAGGTCAGGCAGTGCATATAGATGCCCAAACACTGAAGGTTGAGAAAGTAGAAGATATAAATAAAGCCCGGCCGCCCTTTTATTACAATAAAGTCAATCTCTTTGAAAACAATATTATATGCGCTTTGTCGGAACAGGTTGATGCTATCGAGAGTGATGACTTAGGGGATGGCATTAGATCAAAAATTCTATTGAAAAATCTCTTTAAACTCGTCAACTCTGTTGCTCTGGAACATGTGAAACATGAGCTGATGTATAAGATGATAAAGAAACTTACAATTAATCCCGCTAAAATTTTAAAGATTAACAGGGGCACCCTCGGTGAAGGAGCCTTTGCGGATGCGGTTATTTTAGATTTGCATAATGAGAGAGTAGAAACAGTGATGGTTAACGGGAAAATAGTATTATTCAACGGCAAATTAACTGGTGAAAAAGGAGGTAAGAGAATCAGATTTAAAAGCTAG